In the genome of Siniperca chuatsi isolate FFG_IHB_CAS linkage group LG17, ASM2008510v1, whole genome shotgun sequence, one region contains:
- the cap1 gene encoding adenylyl cyclase-associated protein 1 — protein sequence MAELASLVQRLEVAVGRLESMSGPGGSAGNSAGGAVSVYVEAFDEIVSGPVAQYFSLSQQIGGDVQKHAEMMKQAFSCERELLIKASSSQKPSDAVLTTLLQPVSKAIQQVQTFREQNRTSPLFNHLSAVSESVPALGWVAMAPKPCPYVKEMQDAAMFYTNRVLKEYKEKDKTHADWVKAYVSIWTEMQTYIKKHHTTGLTWSTSGPVASASAAPPSARAGGCPPPPPPGPPPPPVDFSGPSSGGGDTGADTRNALFASLNKGADITKGLKHVGDDQKTHKNPSLRSQAAPIRTGPKPFASTTPRPAASATPTRTLPPVLELEGKKWKVENQEGVQDLVINDTELKQVVYAFKCNKSTLQVKGKINSITVDNCKKMGLVFDDVVGIVEIINCKDVKVQVIGKVPTISINKTDGCHIYLSNDSLSCEIVSAKSSEMNVLVPNKDGEFTELPVPEQFKTVWDGKKLVTTATEIAG from the exons ATGGCCGAGTTGGCGAGTCTGGTGCAGCGGCTGGAGGTGGCGGTGGGTCGCCTGGAGTCCATGTCAGGCCCTGGAGGCAGTGCTGGAAATTCTGCTGGGGGAG CTGTATCAGTGTACGTCGAGGCCTTTGACGAGATCGTCAGCGGTCCTGTGGCCCAGTACTTCTCCCTCAGCCAGCAGATTGGGGGTGATGTCCAGAAACAT GCAGAAATGATGAAGCAGGCATTCTCCTGTGAGAGAGAACTCCTCATAAAAGCCTCTTCCTCCCAGAAGCCCTCTGAT GCAGTTTTGACGACTCTCCTGCAGCCGGTGTCCAAAGCAATCCAGCAGGTGCAGACGTTTCGTGAGCAGAACCGCACCTCACCACTTTTCAACCACCTCTCTGCTGTGAGCGAGAGCGTGCCTGCCCTCGGATGGGTCGCCATG GCTCCTAAGCCATGCCCCTATGTTAAAGAGATGCAGGATGCCGCCATGTTCTACACCAACCGTGTGCTCAAGGAGTACAAGGAAAA GGACAAGACGCATGCGGACTGGGTGAAGGCCTATGTCTCCATCTGGACTGAGATGCAAACCTACATCAAAAAACACCACACCACCGGACTCACCTGGAGCACGAGT GGCCCCGTAGCTTCAGCCTCTGCAGCTCCCCCCAGTGCTCGTGCTGGTGGATgtcctcccccacctccccctggacctcctcctccccccgtGGACTTCAGCGGACCCTCTAGTGGCGGTGGCGATACTGGTGCTGACACTCGGAACGCTTTGTTCGCCTCCCTCAACAAAGGAGCCGACATCACCAAGG GCCTGAAGCATGTGGGCGACGACCAGAAGACCCACAAGAATCCTTCCTTGAGGAGTCAGGCTGCTCCAATACGTACCGGACCAAAACCTTTCGCTTCCACCACTCCCCGACCTGCTGCGTCCGCCACCCCGACCCGCACGCTGCCCCCTGTGTTGGAGCTGGAGGGGAAGAAGTGGAAAGTG gagaACCAAGAGGGAGTGCAGGACCTGGTGATCAACGACACTGAGCTGAAACAAGTGGTTTATGCTTTCAAGTGTAACAAGAGCACCCTGCAGGTCAAGGGCAAAATCAACTCCATCACTGTAG ACAACTGTAAGAAAATGGGCCTGGTGTTTGATGATGTCGTGGGCATCGTAGAGATCATCAACTGCAAGGATGTTAAGGTCCAG GTGATTGGTAAGGTCCCCACTATCTCTATCAACAAGACGGACGGTTGCCACATCTACCTGAGCAACGACTCTCTGAGCTGTGAGATCGTCAGCGCCAAGAGCTCAGAGATGAACGTCCTGGTACCCAACAAAGACGGAGAATTT ACGGAGCTCCCTGTTCCTGAGCAGTTCAAGACTGTCTGGGACGGCAAGAAGCTCGTTACCACAGCAACAGAGATCGCCGGATAG